TCTTTTCACCTCATGCAGTAAACGGTGGAACGCACAAAACCGAACAGCAAACCACTAGAACCACCATCCGTTTGGCGTAacttcatcgtcatcatcaccataATCATCATCGCAAACCACCGTCATCAGCCGTAACCGAACGCGGACAGAATACTACGAGTACGGTTCCGGTAACGCCTAACGTAACGTACATCTTCGCTGGATCAGTTCAGTACAACATTCCTGCACCAGTGCACCCGGTAATGGTGGAATACATTGGATAAGCTACCGAAAAGGCTCAAAGGAACGGTACAGACAAActaaagcagcagcagctaaacagcaacaaaaccaagTGTTCATTAACGATAGTGCTTAGTGGCTTAGGTGGCCTATTGTAAGGGAGACGCCTTTAGCGGATAGCGTGAATTTTCTGCCCATGGTAAGCGGAAGCGCACAGAACTGAAGTCGGAAAGGACACCCGAACAACGGCAAATGCACAACCGTGGAATAGAGCGAGGGCGCACAGTGTAGATACGATAGCAAACCGAACAGTGCTTGGAAAAAGCGACGTAAGGCACCGTTTTGCTGCAAGCGCTTGGTAACAGCCCCGTATAAGCTCAAGCGTTTCCCACATTTTAGTTCCCTGCGGACATTACACAGGCACAGCTTAGGCACAGAACCATGAACGAATTGGAGGCGCTACGACAGGAGGCGGAAACGCTGAAGAATGCGATCCGGGATGCGCGGAAGGCAGCGTGCGATACGTCGCTCGTCCAGGCAACAAACAATCTCGAGCCGATCGGGCGGATACAGATGCGCACGAGACGCACACTGCGGGGCCATCTGGCGAAGATCTACGCCATGCACTGGGGCAGCGACTCGCGGAACCTGGTGTCGGCGTCGCAGGACGGCAAGCTGATCGTGTGGGACTCGCACACCACCAACAAGGTGCACGCGATCCCGCTCCGTTCGTCCTGGGTGATGACGTGCGCGTATGCACCGTCGGGCAACTTTGTCGCCTGCGGCGGTCTGGACAACATCTGCTCGATCTACAATCTGAAGACGCGCGAGGGTAATGTGCGTGTGTCGCGCGAGCTTCCGGGGCACACGGGCTATCTGTCGTGCTGCCGGTTCCTGGACGACAACCAGATCGTGACCAGCTCGGGCGACATGTCCTGCGGGCTGTGGGACATTGAGACCGGTCAGCAGTGTACCTCGTTCCTTGGGCATACGGGCGATGTGATGGCACTGTCACTGTCGCCGCAGTGCCGGGTGTTTGTGTCCGGTGCGTGCGACGCCTCGGCAAAGCTGTGGGACATCCGGGAGGGCCAGTGCAAGCAGACGTTCCCGGGGCACGAGAGCGATATCAATGCGGTCACCTTCTTCCCGAACGGACACGCGTTCGCGACGGGTTCGGACGATGCCACCTGTCGGCTGTTCGACATCCGGGCCGACCAGGAGCTGGCGATGTACTCGCACGACAACATCATCTGCGGCATCACGTCCGTGGCGTTCTCAAAGTCGGGCAGGTTGCTGTTGGCCGGGTACGATGACTTCAACTGTAACGTCTGGGACACGCTGAAGGCGGAACGGGCCGGCATCCTGGCCGGACACGACAACCGGGTGTCCTGCTTAGGAGTGACGGAGAACGGTATGGCCGTGGCGACCGGCTCCTGGGACTCGTTCCTGCGGGTATGGAATTAAGGTGTGCTGCACAAaggtgggggggagggagaTCCCTGAAGCGGATAAAAACGAAGGACGAACCAGCACGCGTGCGAAACGGTGGTCGAGCAGGCGCAGCGTACAGGAGCTGCCATTTAGGTTAATAACCAAAtacatataaatataaatgatACAGATTTTTATTTCCGACACTGAACTCTTAAGGCaaatctgaaaaaaaaaaatgaaaccaaccTAGCCGCTATAGACGGGGATGGCCGATGCTCTTTTTATAAtacaagagaagaaaaaaaaacccgatcgTGACCTTTTGCGGCGGTACTGCACAAAACGGGAGAGTTCGTCAAACGGAAGCGGAAATCGGGATCGAATCGCACAAATGCGCACAAAACACtcacaacacacgcacacggcagaaaatggaaaaggctTTTTTTCCGTAAGatgcaacaaaagaaacaaaacattggcaAAACATGGTGTGCATGAAAGGTGTGGAAGTTTCGATGTGAGGAAACAATATTCAAACCCGTTTGCAAATGGACGTTAGAGCAGCACACAGAGGTCGTAGTTATTTATATCGAACTATTTAACTATTCGcgtaaaaaatacacacacacacacacacgaatcaCCGCGCTTAGTcgacaaaagaaaagcgataaggagaaagagaaattTAAGGAAATCATGAACAGTACACGAAGTTAAGTTGAGTCCCCAAGAGCCCAATaagtaagcaaaaaaagctAATCGTTTAAAAGATTGTTCCAGAACGGTGTTAAGTTGCATTTGTAGAACTTGCTTGCGAGTTccaattttgaattttttttttgaaattcatGTGAGAGGCATGAGCGTTACGCATTTCTATTACTTTGTGACTTTCAAATTCGTTGAAATTGAAGTTTACTCCATTTGCTAACTGCAGTACGGCAATACTAACGCATAAAAAGCAACATATtcacactacacacacacacaca
This Anopheles marshallii chromosome 3, idAnoMarsDA_429_01, whole genome shotgun sequence DNA region includes the following protein-coding sequences:
- the LOC128711597 gene encoding guanine nucleotide-binding protein subunit beta-1; its protein translation is MNELEALRQEAETLKNAIRDARKAACDTSLVQATNNLEPIGRIQMRTRRTLRGHLAKIYAMHWGSDSRNLVSASQDGKLIVWDSHTTNKVHAIPLRSSWVMTCAYAPSGNFVACGGLDNICSIYNLKTREGNVRVSRELPGHTGYLSCCRFLDDNQIVTSSGDMSCGLWDIETGQQCTSFLGHTGDVMALSLSPQCRVFVSGACDASAKLWDIREGQCKQTFPGHESDINAVTFFPNGHAFATGSDDATCRLFDIRADQELAMYSHDNIICGITSVAFSKSGRLLLAGYDDFNCNVWDTLKAERAGILAGHDNRVSCLGVTENGMAVATGSWDSFLRVWN